One Maniola hyperantus chromosome Z, iAphHyp1.2, whole genome shotgun sequence DNA window includes the following coding sequences:
- the LOC117995452 gene encoding protein SERAC1-like produces MSLQDRLKPVLKILKIISVCGGSVLIITYHFREIKKNIKNIVNTNVLDVEKKFTAEYIYIDDPSYNATMKVEHSRETSNSVGLSRIWKSLKHSLAWKLLWVCRHGSKEQRNLAIEQLAAFKDNKIWDCQRIAQALDKNTAVLLAHTQGVDLRYFLPPPIHVRRAALTSQLLSYQFKDMISNVQIINPHSCIQHFLSKYFVNLQEQIGELDSSPPKPDNLTEKELCILCLDALHHHIFLFNHYLYEKDKSIQTLIQMGILPKLAELMLRHKNDPEIDFAVLKVLTVFSLYTELVNEFYQSGLIGELARLLKSKDVRLASSAAVCLANLSGDFCYRPGLFLLYPLYRTRTIHTCDTLLVHGLRGGVFVTWRQRDKKCAEPVGIMEVTISDIDCESCEANIFENKNRYLDPELEMVLEELKELQDESLLSSFEVVLNDIPIEAKRDAADAMLMAKTKRLALLQEDEDKCNHTHCWPKDWLPKDCSNIRILGFNYWSKLSDWLEGCPLQNADIVARAEELASALIAAQVGTKNVVWLAHSMGGLIVKQLLVNSAQQSDEALKRLCQKTKAVLFYSTPHRGSSLATMPRAAASVLWPSKDVKQLQENSPELLKLHNLFLNYADTFNWETISFAETLPTLITAFKVPVHFVEPYSADLGRGVFYQLPLDHLSICKPATRQSILYTTVLDSLQRATVCEVEMTYSQSYVYRIVTRIWQYFIKLLKQLKSSLYE; encoded by the coding sequence ATGAGTCTACAAGACCGTTTGAAACCAGTacttaaaatattgaaaataatttcagTATGTGGTGGCAGTGTTTTGATCATAACATATCATTTTCgcgaaataaagaaaaatataaagaatATCGTGAACACCAACGTCTTAGacgttgaaaaaaaattcaccgCTGAGTACATCTACATAGACGATCCTTCTTACAACGCAACAATGAAGGTGGAACACAGCAGAGAAACGTCGAACTCTGTGGGCCTCAGCCGAATTTGGAAAAGTTTAAAACATTCTCTGGCTTGGAAGTTGTTGTGGGTCTGTCGTCATGGAAGTAAGGAGCAACGAAATTTAGCTATAGAGCAGTTAGCAGCTTTTAAAGATAATAAGATTTGGGACTGCCAGAGAATCGCTCAAGCCCTAGATAAGAACACAGCAGTCCTTCTGGCTCATACACAAGGTGTTGATTTACGTTATTTCCTACCTCCTCCCATACATGTCAGAAGAGCGGCTTTAACATCCCAGCTTTTATCATATCAATTTAAGGATATGATCAGCAATGTACAAATTATAAATCCCCATAGTTGCATTCAACATTTCTTgtctaaatattttgttaatttgcaAGAACAAATAGGAGAATTGGACAGCTCTCCTCCGAAACCAGACAATCTTACTGAGAAAGAACTTTGCATTCTATGTCTTGATGCTCTTCATcaccatatttttttatttaaccacTACTTATATGAAAAAGACAAATCTATACAAACGTTGATTCAAATGGGGATATTGCCAAAATTGGCAGAGTTGATGTTGCGGCATAAAAATGATCCAGAAATTGATTTTGCAGTATTAAAAGTATTAACAGTCTTTAGTTTGTACACTGAGCTAGTGAATGAGTTTTATCAAAGTGGACTTATTGGAGAACTTGCTCGGCTACTAAAATCAAAGGATGTTCGTTTAGCCAGTTCTGCTGCGGTCTGCTTAGCCAATCTCTCCGGGGACTTCTGTTATAGACCAGGCCTATTTCTGTTATATCCATTATATAGAACAAGAACAATCCACACTTGTGACACGCTTCTTGTTCATGGGCTGAGAGGTGGTGTGTTTGTCACGTGGCGCCAGAGAGACAAAAAGTGTGCAGAACCAGTTGGAATCATGGAAGTCACCATATCGGATATAGATTGTGAGTCATGTGAAGCAAACATATTTGAGAACaaaaataggtatttagatCCTGAACTTGAAATGGTTCTAGAGGAATTGAAAGAACTACAAGATGAATCTCTTTTGTCAAGTTTTGAAGTTGTTTTGAATGACATTCCGATTGAGGCCAAGAGGGATGCAGCTGATGCTATGCTCATGGCTAAGACTAAGAGGTTAGCATTATTACAAGAGGATGAAGACAAATGTAATCATACACATTGCTGGCCTAAAGACTGGCTGCCTAAAGATTGCAGTAACATAAGGATACTGGGTTTCAATTATTGGAGTAAGCTTTCCGATTGGTTAGAAGGATGCCCGTTACAGAATGCAGACATAGTTGCCCGTGCTGAAGAACTGGCTTCTGCACTGATAGCTGCTCAAGTTGGAACAAAGAATGTGGTTTGGCTGGCTCACTCGATGGGTGGTCTCATTGTGAAACAGCTGTTGGTTAATTCTGCCCAACAAAGTGATGAAGCTCTTAAAAGATTGTGTCAAAAAACAAAGGCTGTGTTATTTTACAGTACACCACATAGGGGTAGCTCATTAGCAACGATGCCCCGTGCTGCCGCCTCTGTTCTGTGGCCTTCAAAAGATGTCAAACAACTACAAGAGAATTCTCCAGAATTGCTTaaactacataatttatttctaaattatgcTGACACATTCAACTGGGAAACTATTAGCTTTGCAGAAActttacctactttaataacTGCATTCAAAGTTCCTGTGCATTTTGTGGAACCTTATTCTGCAGACCTGGGTCGTGGAGTGTTTTATCAACTCCCACTTGATCACTTGTCAATATGCAAACCGGCCACAAGACAGTCTATTCTCTACACAACAGTATTAGATAGTTTGCAGAGAGCAACTGTATGTGAAGTTGAAATGACTTACTCTCAATCTTATGTATATAGGATAGTCACTAGAATTtggcaatattttattaaattattaaaacaacTGAAAAGTTCCTTATATGAGTGA